From a single Streptomyces liliifuscus genomic region:
- a CDS encoding group II truncated hemoglobin, which translates to MTAHTVEYIRYRIPEQQSAEFLAAYTRAAAQLAAAPQCVDYELARCEEDFEHFVLRITWTSTEDHIEGFRKSELFEEFLAEIRPYISSIEEMRHYKPTTVRGTGASVPTLYVWAGGAEAFDRLTEVFYDKVLKDDVLAPVFEGLAPEHASHVALWLGEVFGGPAGYSETQGGHGHMVAKHLGRGITEVQRRRWVNLLQDAADDAGLPSDAEFRSAFVAYAEWGTRLAVYFSGPDAVPPAEQPVPKWTWGAAPPYQG; encoded by the coding sequence ATGACAGCGCACACCGTTGAGTACATCCGGTACCGCATTCCCGAGCAGCAGTCGGCGGAGTTCCTCGCCGCCTACACCCGGGCCGCCGCCCAGCTCGCCGCGGCCCCGCAGTGTGTCGACTACGAACTGGCGCGCTGCGAGGAGGACTTCGAGCACTTCGTGCTCCGCATCACCTGGACCTCCACCGAGGACCACATCGAGGGCTTCCGCAAGTCCGAGCTCTTCGAGGAATTCCTCGCCGAGATCCGGCCGTACATCAGCTCCATCGAGGAGATGCGGCACTACAAACCGACGACGGTACGGGGTACGGGGGCGTCCGTGCCGACGCTGTACGTCTGGGCCGGGGGTGCCGAGGCCTTCGACCGGCTCACCGAGGTCTTCTACGACAAGGTCCTCAAGGACGACGTCCTGGCGCCGGTCTTCGAGGGCCTCGCTCCCGAGCACGCGTCGCATGTCGCGCTGTGGCTCGGGGAGGTGTTCGGGGGGCCTGCCGGGTACTCCGAGACGCAGGGTGGGCATGGGCACATGGTCGCGAAGCATCTCGGGAGGGGGATCACAGAGGTGCAGCGGCGGAGGTGGGTGAACCTTCTCCAGGACGCGGCGGATGATGCGGGGCTTCCTTCCGATGCCGAGTTCCGCTCCGCGTTCGTGGCGTACGCGGAGTGGGGGACTCGGCTTGCCGTCTACTTCTCCGGCCCCGACGCGGTGCCTCCGGCGGAGCAGCCGGTACCCAAGTGGACATGGGGCGCGGCCCCGCCGTACCAGGGCTGA
- a CDS encoding FecCD family ABC transporter permease, translating to MTTASRRPTKRTTPPGPSPDPTYPHSAGLSVLRRRSFSLLLHRRSAAVVAVLLLLLAGVVVLSACVGQTYVSPGEVWRVLRGHGGPYDLIVGELRVPRIVLGALVGAAYGLSGALVQTVTRNPLASPDVIGVGHGAAAATVLALATGTVASPGALPAVSVAGGLGAAALVYALAWRHGMQPSRFVLTGVGIGVALSAVVQLYLTESELAAAEQVKLWLTGSLNGRGWEQAGPLAWVLLLALPALVWANRALRPLGLDPDTAAALGVRVHRTQLALTVLGVILAATATGAAGPIGFVALTAPQLARRLTRTPQLPLAASALTGSAILVAADLAARTLMPPLEIPVGALTALVGGPYLLWLLAGGQGRGRAL from the coding sequence ATGACAACGGCATCCCGGCGCCCGACCAAGCGGACGACACCCCCAGGACCGTCCCCGGACCCGACCTACCCCCACTCGGCAGGCCTCTCCGTACTCCGCCGCCGCTCCTTCTCCCTGCTCCTGCACCGCCGCTCGGCGGCCGTGGTCGCCGTACTGCTGCTCCTCCTGGCCGGCGTCGTGGTGCTCTCGGCGTGCGTCGGGCAGACGTACGTGTCGCCGGGCGAGGTCTGGCGGGTCCTGCGCGGCCACGGCGGCCCGTACGACCTGATCGTCGGGGAGCTGCGGGTCCCGCGGATCGTGCTCGGCGCGCTGGTCGGCGCCGCGTACGGGCTCTCCGGGGCCCTCGTGCAGACCGTGACCCGCAACCCGCTGGCCAGCCCGGACGTCATCGGCGTCGGCCACGGGGCGGCCGCAGCCACGGTCCTGGCGCTCGCCACGGGTACGGTCGCCTCCCCCGGCGCGCTCCCGGCGGTCTCCGTCGCGGGCGGGCTCGGGGCCGCGGCGCTCGTGTACGCACTGGCCTGGCGGCACGGCATGCAGCCCAGCCGGTTCGTGCTGACCGGGGTCGGCATCGGGGTGGCCCTCTCCGCGGTCGTCCAGCTGTATCTCACGGAGAGCGAGCTGGCCGCGGCCGAGCAGGTCAAGCTGTGGCTGACCGGCAGCCTCAACGGCCGCGGCTGGGAGCAGGCGGGCCCTCTGGCCTGGGTGCTTCTCCTCGCCCTGCCCGCCCTGGTGTGGGCGAACCGGGCCCTGCGCCCGCTCGGCCTCGACCCCGACACGGCCGCCGCGCTGGGTGTCCGCGTACACCGGACCCAGCTCGCCCTGACCGTCCTGGGCGTGATCCTCGCGGCGACGGCCACGGGAGCGGCGGGCCCGATCGGCTTCGTAGCCCTCACGGCCCCCCAACTGGCCCGCCGCCTGACCCGCACCCCCCAACTACCGCTGGCGGCATCGGCGTTGACGGGGTCGGCGATCCTGGTAGCGGCCGACCTGGCGGCCCGCACGCTGATGCCCCCACTGGAAATCCCAGTGGGGGCACTCACGGCGCTGGTGGGCGGCCCGTACTTGCTGTGGCTGCTGGCAGGCGGCCAGGGTCGTGGCCGCGCGCTCTAG
- a CDS encoding iron-siderophore ABC transporter substrate-binding protein produces the protein MRTSGLRAVLAMSVVGGLMAGCASSESGGSSESGGGKSDRNLVAGASAGPSAAPSALADGMGTKAADGEFPRTVSHFKGRTEIAAAPKRIAVLSTGQLDDLLTLGVVPAATTRADNAGLVPGYLADAFPQYKKQLAKMTDAGTRAAPNLETLATAKPDLILANDSLGDLYPKLSKIAPTVITAGNGINWKRDLLLVGDAVGKGGQARKLLDEHADEAAAAGTKVDGKNTAVSMLRFTPDRTRMFGVSSFTGSIAVDMGLGRPKSQQFNAISEDIGAESIDTADGDWIFYSVQGAQDKTDAGSVLAGPLWKSMKAVEAGHAVKVDDDPWYLNAGPTAADLVVKQLTESLGK, from the coding sequence GTGCGCACATCGGGGTTGAGAGCCGTCCTGGCCATGTCCGTGGTCGGCGGACTGATGGCCGGATGCGCGTCGTCGGAGAGCGGCGGGAGCAGCGAGAGCGGCGGCGGCAAGAGCGACCGCAACCTCGTCGCCGGCGCCTCCGCGGGCCCCTCCGCCGCCCCCAGCGCCCTCGCCGACGGCATGGGTACGAAGGCGGCCGACGGCGAATTCCCCCGTACTGTCAGCCACTTCAAGGGCAGGACGGAGATCGCGGCGGCGCCGAAGCGAATAGCCGTACTCAGCACCGGGCAGCTCGACGACCTGCTCACCCTGGGAGTCGTACCGGCCGCCACCACCCGCGCCGACAACGCCGGACTCGTACCCGGCTACCTCGCCGACGCATTCCCCCAGTACAAGAAGCAGCTCGCGAAGATGACCGACGCGGGGACCCGGGCCGCGCCCAACCTCGAAACGCTGGCCACCGCCAAGCCCGACCTCATCCTCGCCAACGACTCGCTCGGCGACCTCTACCCCAAGCTGTCGAAGATCGCCCCGACCGTCATCACCGCGGGCAACGGCATCAACTGGAAGCGGGACCTGCTGCTCGTCGGCGACGCCGTCGGCAAGGGAGGGCAGGCGCGGAAGCTCCTCGACGAGCACGCGGACGAGGCCGCCGCCGCGGGCACGAAGGTCGACGGGAAGAACACGGCCGTCTCCATGCTGCGGTTCACGCCCGACCGGACCCGGATGTTCGGCGTCTCCTCCTTCACCGGTTCGATCGCCGTCGACATGGGGCTCGGACGGCCCAAGTCCCAGCAGTTCAACGCCATTTCGGAGGACATCGGCGCCGAGAGCATCGACACCGCGGACGGCGACTGGATCTTCTACTCCGTGCAGGGCGCGCAGGACAAGACCGACGCCGGCAGCGTTCTCGCCGGGCCGCTCTGGAAGTCGATGAAGGCCGTCGAGGCCGGGCACGCCGTCAAGGTCGACGACGACCCCTGGTACCTCAACGCGGGCCCCACCGCGGCCGACCTGGTCGTGAAGCAGCTCACCGAGTCACTCGGCAAGTAG
- a CDS encoding NAD(P)-dependent alcohol dehydrogenase: protein MTTVAAYAAPAAKAPLERTTIERRPVGEHDVLIEIKFAGICHSDIHQAREGWGEAIFPMVPGHEIAGIVTEVGPGVTKFAVGDRVGVGCMVDSCRECENCKAGLEQYCTQGNVGTYNAIGKDGEPTYGGYSTHIVVDEAFTVRIPEGLALDEAAPLLCAGITTYSPLKHWNAGPGKKVAVLGMGGLGHMGVKIAHALGAEVTVLSQSLRKKDDGLKLGADHYYATSDPQTFQELRGSFDLILSTVSAPLDLDVFLSLLKTDGAFVNVGAPEEPVSLNLFSVIGGRKTLAGSGIGGIQETQEMLDFCAEHGFGAEIELISAGEINEAYERVLNSDVRYRFVIDAATI, encoded by the coding sequence ATGACCACTGTCGCCGCATACGCCGCTCCCGCCGCCAAGGCTCCGCTGGAGCGCACGACCATCGAGCGTCGCCCGGTCGGCGAGCACGACGTTCTGATCGAGATCAAGTTCGCCGGCATCTGTCACTCCGACATCCACCAGGCCCGCGAGGGCTGGGGCGAGGCCATCTTCCCGATGGTCCCCGGCCACGAGATCGCCGGCATCGTCACCGAGGTCGGCCCGGGCGTCACCAAGTTCGCCGTCGGCGACCGCGTCGGCGTGGGCTGCATGGTCGACTCCTGCCGTGAGTGCGAGAACTGCAAGGCGGGCCTTGAGCAGTACTGCACCCAGGGCAACGTCGGCACGTACAACGCCATCGGCAAGGACGGCGAGCCCACCTACGGCGGCTACTCGACCCACATCGTCGTCGACGAGGCCTTCACCGTCCGTATCCCCGAGGGCCTGGCCCTCGACGAGGCAGCGCCGCTGCTGTGCGCCGGCATCACCACGTACTCCCCGCTCAAGCACTGGAACGCCGGTCCCGGCAAGAAGGTCGCCGTCCTCGGCATGGGCGGTCTCGGCCACATGGGCGTCAAGATCGCGCACGCCCTGGGTGCCGAGGTGACCGTTCTCTCGCAGTCCCTGCGCAAGAAGGACGACGGGCTGAAGCTGGGCGCCGACCACTACTACGCGACCAGCGACCCGCAGACCTTCCAGGAACTGCGCGGCTCCTTCGACCTGATCCTGTCCACCGTGTCCGCCCCGCTGGACCTGGACGTCTTCCTGTCCCTCCTCAAGACGGACGGCGCCTTCGTGAACGTGGGCGCGCCCGAGGAGCCCGTCTCACTGAACCTCTTCTCGGTGATCGGTGGCCGTAAGACCCTTGCGGGGTCCGGGATCGGTGGCATTCAGGAGACCCAGGAGATGCTGGACTTCTGTGCCGAGCACGGGTTCGGGGCGGAGATCGAGCTGATCAGCGCGGGTGAGATCAACGAGGCGTACGAGCGGGTGCTGAACAGCGATGTGCGGTACCGGTTCGTGATCGACGCCGCGACGATCTAG
- a CDS encoding protein kinase domain-containing protein, translating into MKNLQPSDPSSIGGYPLLSRLGAGGMGQVFLSRTPSGRLLALKTIREDLSSDPGFEERFAREIRNSDRVRSPWTVTVVDYSPPGQRPQWLATEYVPAPSLDEWVSRHGPLPEAAVLSLAAELCGALQSVHQADLTHRDVKPGNVLLARDRPRLIDFGIARAADDPRHTQVGGVLGSPGFLAPDQAVGGVPAEPADVFSLAAVLVYAATGHGPFTRPQENNVAMAALVYRAVHEAPDLQGVPPTLVPVLASCLAKAPADRPTAAELGKRLEEIGARTGNWPDVRPPALATELTAHEQPTHTLVDPRPDLPPDLQTGLQPDLQPDLRPGSQPHPQQHHHPQYNQHHQQTQPLTAPGHGPGPGHPAAGQTQDSTLLAVPGTPERRRRPRWLIVAVTAAAAVAVAAVSVAAYAGMRGSGSGSSDDSSDASKTRPSASAEATKPTTPATPVRRILQAVYDLGVGESVRTAKTKLIMQRDGNLVITDKQDRPLWAAMTSGTGNTARFQDDGNLVVHNSAGRPVWASQTFGHPGAVLVLQADGNVVIKAGDAVLWAAKTVH; encoded by the coding sequence ATGAAGAACCTTCAGCCTTCGGATCCGTCGTCCATCGGCGGATATCCGTTGTTGAGCCGGCTCGGGGCGGGAGGCATGGGGCAGGTGTTCCTGTCCCGTACGCCGTCCGGGCGGCTGCTGGCGTTGAAGACGATCCGTGAGGATCTCAGCAGTGATCCGGGGTTCGAGGAGCGGTTCGCGCGCGAGATACGCAACAGCGACCGGGTGCGCTCGCCGTGGACCGTGACCGTCGTGGACTACAGCCCGCCGGGCCAGCGTCCGCAGTGGCTGGCCACCGAGTACGTACCGGCGCCGTCGCTCGACGAATGGGTCTCGCGGCACGGCCCGCTGCCGGAGGCCGCGGTCCTCTCGCTCGCCGCCGAACTGTGCGGCGCCCTGCAGTCGGTGCACCAGGCCGACCTCACGCACCGCGATGTGAAGCCGGGCAACGTCCTGCTGGCGCGCGACCGCCCGCGGCTGATCGACTTCGGCATCGCGCGGGCCGCCGACGACCCCCGGCACACCCAGGTCGGCGGAGTGCTCGGTTCGCCCGGCTTCCTCGCACCGGACCAGGCCGTCGGTGGTGTGCCGGCCGAACCCGCCGACGTGTTCTCGCTGGCCGCGGTCCTGGTGTACGCCGCCACCGGGCACGGCCCGTTCACGCGCCCGCAGGAGAACAACGTGGCCATGGCCGCCCTGGTCTACCGGGCCGTCCACGAGGCGCCCGACCTCCAGGGCGTTCCGCCGACCCTGGTCCCCGTACTCGCCTCATGTCTGGCCAAGGCCCCGGCCGACCGCCCCACCGCGGCCGAGCTGGGCAAACGCCTGGAGGAGATCGGCGCCCGCACCGGCAATTGGCCGGACGTCCGCCCTCCCGCCCTCGCCACGGAACTGACGGCACACGAGCAGCCGACTCACACCCTCGTCGACCCGAGGCCCGACCTCCCGCCCGACCTTCAGACCGGACTCCAGCCCGACCTCCAGCCCGACCTTCGACCCGGCTCACAGCCCCACCCGCAGCAGCACCACCACCCTCAGTACAACCAGCACCACCAGCAGACCCAGCCCCTCACGGCTCCCGGCCACGGCCCCGGCCCCGGGCACCCGGCCGCCGGGCAGACCCAGGACAGCACCCTCCTGGCCGTCCCCGGCACGCCCGAAAGACGCCGGCGCCCCCGCTGGCTGATCGTCGCCGTCACCGCGGCGGCCGCCGTCGCCGTGGCCGCCGTCTCGGTCGCCGCGTACGCAGGCATGCGAGGCTCCGGTTCCGGTTCCTCGGACGACTCCTCCGACGCCTCGAAGACACGCCCCTCGGCGTCGGCCGAGGCCACGAAGCCGACGACCCCGGCGACCCCGGTACGCAGGATCCTCCAGGCCGTGTACGACCTGGGCGTCGGAGAGTCCGTACGGACCGCCAAGACGAAACTGATCATGCAGCGGGACGGCAACCTCGTCATCACCGACAAGCAGGACCGCCCCCTCTGGGCCGCCATGACGTCCGGCACCGGCAACACCGCCCGCTTCCAGGACGACGGCAACCTGGTCGTCCACAACAGCGCAGGGCGGCCCGTGTGGGCCTCGCAGACGTTCGGCCACCCGGGAGCGGTCCTGGTCCTCCAGGCCGACGGCAACGTCGTGATCAAGGCCGGTGACGCGGTGCTGTGGGCGGCGAAGACCGTCCACTGA
- a CDS encoding FecCD family ABC transporter permease — protein MVVALLLTLVAVALSLAVGTRQVPLSAVLDALVHGGGSRDALVVRSLRLPRTAVGLTAGAALGVAGAALQAVTRNPLADPGILGLSQGAAAGVVFAITGGLANGFGGYVWFAFVGAVVAACLVYAVASRGRGGASPVKLALAGTALSAMVGGATTVVLTSSSATLDQFRFWQVGALSGRDAGTVGQMLPFLVAGALLVLGCARGLDALALGDDTARALGHKVRRVRVCAALGATVLTAAAVAAAGPIAFIGLAVPHLARRLVAGGHRWTLPLSALLGAALLLAADVAGRVVRAPAEVPAGVMTALVGVPVLVVLVRRKGAAS, from the coding sequence CTGGTGGTCGCCCTTCTCCTCACGCTCGTCGCGGTGGCCCTGAGCCTTGCCGTCGGCACCCGGCAGGTGCCGCTGTCCGCCGTGCTCGACGCGCTGGTGCACGGCGGCGGTTCACGGGACGCGCTGGTCGTACGGTCGCTGCGGCTGCCCCGCACCGCCGTCGGGCTCACCGCGGGGGCCGCGCTCGGGGTCGCGGGGGCGGCGTTGCAGGCCGTCACCCGCAATCCGCTGGCCGATCCGGGGATCCTCGGACTGAGCCAGGGTGCCGCGGCCGGAGTGGTGTTCGCGATCACGGGCGGACTGGCGAACGGCTTCGGCGGCTACGTCTGGTTCGCCTTCGTGGGCGCGGTCGTCGCCGCCTGTCTGGTGTACGCCGTCGCCTCGCGCGGCCGGGGCGGCGCCTCGCCGGTCAAGCTCGCGCTCGCCGGGACCGCGCTGTCCGCGATGGTCGGCGGCGCCACCACCGTGGTCCTGACGTCGAGTTCGGCGACGCTGGACCAGTTCAGGTTCTGGCAGGTGGGCGCGCTCAGCGGACGCGACGCGGGGACGGTCGGGCAGATGCTGCCCTTCCTCGTCGCGGGCGCGCTGCTGGTGCTCGGCTGCGCCCGCGGCCTGGACGCACTCGCCCTCGGCGACGACACCGCGCGCGCACTGGGCCACAAGGTCCGGCGCGTACGGGTCTGCGCGGCACTCGGCGCGACCGTCCTGACCGCCGCTGCGGTGGCCGCCGCCGGGCCGATCGCCTTCATCGGCCTCGCCGTACCGCACCTGGCCCGTCGCCTCGTCGCGGGCGGCCACCGCTGGACCCTGCCCCTCTCCGCCCTGCTCGGCGCGGCCCTGCTGCTCGCGGCGGACGTCGCGGGACGGGTGGTCCGCGCGCCCGCGGAGGTACCGGCCGGGGTCATGACGGCACTCGTGGGCGTACCGGTCCTGGTCGTTCTCGTACGCCGGAAGGGAGCGGCTTCATGA
- a CDS encoding SAM-dependent methyltransferase has product MTGTAVPERIRRAVAALDVRAGDRLLEIGCGGGVAVGLVCPLLTTGTITAVDRSATATARAVRRNADSIRDGRATIATAAFAEPGLTTAGLADRRFDKIFAINVNLFWTGPAQAELALATRLLASGGALYAFYEPPGERLDELAAKVTGTFEAGGFATQVLRLSAPVVGIVGRP; this is encoded by the coding sequence GTGACAGGCACAGCGGTACCGGAGCGGATCAGGCGGGCGGTTGCCGCGCTGGATGTGCGGGCCGGCGACCGGCTGTTGGAGATCGGCTGTGGTGGCGGGGTCGCGGTCGGGCTGGTCTGTCCGCTGCTGACCACGGGCACGATCACGGCCGTCGACCGTTCCGCGACGGCCACGGCACGGGCCGTACGCCGCAACGCGGACTCGATCAGGGACGGTCGGGCCACGATCGCCACGGCCGCCTTCGCCGAGCCCGGCCTGACGACCGCGGGCCTCGCCGACCGGCGCTTCGACAAGATCTTCGCGATCAACGTCAACCTGTTCTGGACCGGGCCCGCCCAGGCCGAACTGGCCCTCGCCACACGCCTCTTGGCCTCGGGCGGCGCTCTGTACGCGTTCTACGAGCCGCCGGGCGAGCGACTGGACGAACTCGCCGCGAAGGTCACCGGCACGTTCGAAGCGGGCGGCTTCGCCACGCAGGTGCTGCGCCTGTCGGCACCGGTCGTGGGCATCGTGGGCCGCCCCTGA
- a CDS encoding FAD-dependent monooxygenase has product MRAVVVGAGIGGLAATLSLRRAGHEVTLVEQAARFTEIGAGIQLAPNATRLLRRLDLLDAVAAQAARPSHVSFRTWSDGAEICRYALGREAEDAFGAPYLLLHRADLHQALAAAVPPSSVRLNTVVVGIDQDDDSACVTTASGERLTADLVVAADGIRSAARQWLFGADEAVFSKTAAYRALLPADEVAHLDLPDLGIWLGPGRHFVHYWVRRGELLNVVAVVTAEAEGEGGTAAESWTARAEPGEQLREFDGWDSRVIDVLERAGQVFRYGIHTRVPLARWNIGRVTLLGDSAHAMVPFQAQGAAQAIMDAAVLGDVLTGATPSDVPDALDRYVRRRLATATTMQANSARAGDDFHLPDGPEAQARNARMAAYAAEHVFLPQATGWAVDVLDE; this is encoded by the coding sequence ATGCGAGCGGTCGTCGTGGGAGCGGGTATCGGGGGGCTGGCGGCGACGTTGAGCCTGCGCCGGGCCGGGCATGAGGTCACGCTGGTCGAGCAGGCGGCGCGGTTCACCGAGATCGGTGCCGGGATCCAGCTCGCGCCCAACGCCACGCGCCTGCTGCGCCGGCTGGACCTTCTCGACGCGGTCGCCGCACAGGCCGCCCGCCCCTCCCACGTGAGCTTCCGTACCTGGTCCGACGGGGCCGAGATCTGCCGTTACGCGCTGGGGCGTGAGGCAGAGGACGCGTTCGGGGCGCCCTATCTGCTGCTCCACCGGGCCGATCTGCATCAGGCCCTGGCCGCCGCGGTGCCGCCCTCGTCGGTGCGGCTGAACACCGTCGTCGTGGGCATCGACCAGGACGACGACTCCGCTTGTGTGACGACGGCGAGCGGCGAGCGCTTGACCGCGGACCTGGTCGTGGCCGCCGACGGCATACGGTCGGCCGCCCGGCAGTGGCTCTTCGGCGCGGACGAGGCGGTCTTCTCGAAGACCGCCGCCTACCGGGCGCTCCTCCCGGCCGACGAGGTGGCCCATCTGGACCTCCCCGACCTCGGTATCTGGCTCGGTCCGGGCCGGCACTTCGTCCACTACTGGGTGCGTCGTGGGGAACTGCTCAACGTCGTGGCCGTCGTCACGGCGGAGGCCGAGGGCGAGGGCGGGACGGCGGCGGAGTCGTGGACCGCTCGGGCGGAACCGGGCGAACAGCTGCGCGAGTTCGACGGCTGGGACTCCCGCGTGATCGACGTCCTCGAACGCGCGGGGCAGGTGTTCCGCTACGGCATCCATACGCGGGTGCCGCTCGCGCGGTGGAACATCGGCCGGGTGACCCTGCTGGGCGACAGCGCCCACGCGATGGTCCCGTTCCAGGCCCAGGGCGCGGCACAGGCCATCATGGACGCGGCCGTACTCGGCGACGTCCTCACGGGTGCGACCCCCTCCGACGTACCCGACGCGCTCGACCGGTACGTACGCCGGCGCCTGGCCACCGCCACGACCATGCAGGCCAACTCCGCCCGGGCGGGCGACGACTTCCACCTGCCGGACGGCCCCGAGGCCCAGGCAAGGAACGCCCGCATGGCGGCGTACGCGGCCGAGCATGTGTTCCTGCCTCAGGCGACGGGGTGGGCGGTGGATGTCTTGGACGAGTGA
- a CDS encoding VOC family protein → MTVELNHTIVAAHDKKTSARFLADILGLAVSPQYGPFVPVHIPNGVTLDYMDVSGPIPPQHYAFLVSEDDFDTIFARIRDAGLTYWADPFHHHVDEINTNDGGRGTYFDDPNGHNLEILTRPYGSGSQG, encoded by the coding sequence ATGACCGTCGAGCTGAACCACACGATCGTCGCCGCCCATGACAAGAAGACCTCGGCCCGGTTCCTCGCAGACATCCTGGGCCTGGCGGTGAGTCCGCAGTACGGCCCGTTCGTCCCGGTCCACATCCCCAACGGCGTGACCCTCGACTACATGGACGTGAGCGGGCCCATCCCGCCCCAGCACTACGCGTTCCTGGTCTCGGAGGACGACTTCGACACGATCTTCGCCCGCATCAGGGACGCGGGTCTGACCTACTGGGCGGACCCCTTCCACCACCACGTCGACGAGATCAACACGAACGACGGTGGCCGCGGCACGTACTTCGACGACCCGAACGGCCACAACCTGGAGATTCTTACGCGGCCCTACGGGAGTGGGAGTCAGGGGTAG
- a CDS encoding helix-turn-helix transcriptional regulator: MDEQPSQESAGRSGQAGQESGRPLDRRAELSEFLRTRRARLKPEDVGLPDFGRHRRVPGLRREELAQLAGVSVAYYTRLEQGNGRNVSAEVLDSIARALRLTGAEHAHLTHLAKPKQHKKKPSVRPQQVRVALRELIDTFDGVPAYVVGRRSEILVWNRMAAAVFGDWSEVPPQERNWARMVFLKPEYRELFVEWEQKASDMVSFLRMDAGCHPDDPRLSALVGELSVKSEEFRRLWANHDVKEKSHGVKRLHHPLVGELTLSFESFRLVDDDEQSMITYHAEPGSPSAEALRLLASWGRDATRAGTSTPQA, translated from the coding sequence ATGGATGAACAGCCCTCTCAGGAGTCCGCGGGGCGGTCGGGACAGGCGGGGCAGGAGTCGGGGCGCCCGCTGGACCGGCGTGCCGAGCTCAGCGAGTTCCTGCGCACGCGCCGGGCCCGGCTGAAGCCGGAGGACGTGGGGCTGCCGGACTTCGGGCGGCATCGCCGGGTGCCCGGGCTGCGCCGCGAGGAGCTGGCGCAGCTGGCCGGGGTGTCCGTGGCGTACTACACCCGCCTTGAGCAGGGCAACGGGCGGAACGTGTCCGCGGAGGTGCTCGACTCGATCGCGCGCGCTCTGCGGCTGACGGGGGCCGAGCACGCGCATCTCACGCATCTGGCGAAGCCGAAGCAGCACAAGAAGAAGCCGTCGGTCCGGCCGCAGCAGGTGCGGGTCGCTCTGCGGGAGCTGATCGACACGTTCGACGGTGTGCCCGCGTATGTCGTGGGGCGGCGGTCGGAGATTCTCGTCTGGAACCGGATGGCCGCGGCCGTTTTCGGGGACTGGTCGGAGGTGCCGCCGCAGGAGCGGAACTGGGCGCGGATGGTGTTTCTCAAGCCGGAGTATCGCGAGCTGTTCGTGGAGTGGGAGCAGAAGGCTTCCGACATGGTGAGTTTTCTGCGGATGGACGCGGGATGCCACCCCGACGATCCGCGCCTGTCGGCCCTGGTCGGCGAGCTCTCCGTGAAGAGCGAGGAGTTCCGGCGGCTCTGGGCGAACCACGACGTCAAGGAGAAGAGCCATGGCGTCAAGCGGCTGCACCATCCTCTCGTCGGCGAACTGACCCTCTCCTTCGAGTCCTTCCGCCTCGTCGACGACGACGAACAGTCGATGATCACCTACCACGCGGAGCCGGGTTCCCCCTCCGCCGAAGCCCTCCGCCTCCTCGCCAGCTGGGGCAGGGACGCGACCCGCGCGGGCACGTCAACGCCGCAGGCGTAG